The Helicoverpa armigera isolate CAAS_96S chromosome 18, ASM3070526v1, whole genome shotgun sequence genome has a window encoding:
- the LOC135118095 gene encoding uncharacterized protein LOC135118095 codes for MDGEVIETGAGLPGASSLSVRRKRLRSPRVTPAQIDALLSILEARPYLHTRKFTGLQGRENFETGWREVAEELNNLPNGSRKTPEQWMTVWRDLKAALAVRRQN; via the exons atggACGGTGAAGTCATTGAAACAGGCGCAGGCCTGCCGGGTGCCAGCAGCTTGAGCGTCAG GCGTAAGCGTCTGCGTAGCCCTCGTGTTACACCCGCTCAAATTGATGCACTACTATCAATATTAGAAGCGCGTCCATATTTGCACACGCGGAAATTTACCGGCTTGCAGGGCCGGGAAAATTTCGAAACGGGCTGGAGGGAGGTTGCCGAGGAGCTCAATAATCTCCCTAACGGGTCTAGAAAGACACCAGAGCAGTGGATGACG GTTTGGAGAGACTTAAAAGCCGCGCTTGCAGtaaggcggcaaaattaa
- the LOC135118094 gene encoding uncharacterized protein LOC135118094, with amino-acid sequence MPEEDLLQHEMEAGVVISEVLTLPHSQARDFVELLPTETTINDSRATAGSSPPPIQEQVQDAPQSPVLQMTVRGRRTETVASSTPPLRQRPRRKRNLNPRQSVSEQYSAARREFLAVAEANAATMKMLATAAQAQADAAKMQAEAAKVQAEATLQLVKVGNKIADAINNYINKNNK; translated from the exons ATGCCAGAGGAAGAT ttattacaacatgagatggaggctggggtggtaatctctgaggttctcaccttacctcattctcagg ctagagattttgtggaattgttaccgactgaaacaa caatcaatgacagcagagcaacggctggttcttcaccaccacccatccaagaacaagtgcaagatgcccctcagtcgccagtactacaaatga cagtacgtggcagaaggacagaaactgttgcatcatcaacaccaccactgcgacagagacccagaagaaagagga atctgaatcctcgccaaagtgtttctgagcaatatagtgcagctcgacgagaatttctagcagttgcagaagcaaatgctgctacaatgaag atgctggcaactgctgctcaagcgcaagcagatgctgccaagatgcaggctgaggcagccaaggtacaagccgaggcgacgctgcaattggtaaaagtcggaaacaaaatagctgacgcaataaataattacataaataaaaataataaatga
- the LOC135118093 gene encoding putative nuclease HARBI1, whose protein sequence is MTQGERHAAKQKFRNAPQPFPGVIGAIDCTHIKILAPKTNEESYVSGHHEGHSLNVQAVCDPDLIILNINARWPGARHDAHIWANSPVRSTMKRHFENGDRRAWLLGDDGYPLEPWLMTPIKHQQPGTPEYKYTEAHCSARNIIERCFGVLKSVFRCLSHQRQLMYEPYMAGLIINACAVLHNMRITYKLPEPESTTSMQLVDNSRFHDDMLEVTGSGRAVAERIRRRLINTSFT, encoded by the exons aTGACTCAAGGAGAACGCCATGCGGCAAAACAGAAATTTAGAAATGCCCCACAGCCATTCCCAGGGGTAATTGGAGCCATTGATTGcacccatataaaaattttagctcctaagaccaatgaggagtcttatgtgagtggtcaccatgagggccattcattaaatgtgcaagct gtgtgtgaccctgatcttattattttaaatattaatgctcgatggccaggagcgagacatgatgctcacatatgggcaaattcaccggtgcgctcaacaatgaagcgacattttgaaaatggggaccgccgtgcttggctgcttg gtgatgatggatatcctctggaaccgtggttaatgactcccataaaacatcaacagcctggcacaccggaatataaatataccgaagcacactgctcagctaggaacatcatagaaagatgcttcggtgtgctaaaatctgtgtttagatgtctatcacaccaacgccagttaatgtacgaaccctatatggctggcctaataattaacgcatgtgcagtgctccacaatatgcggataacatataaattaccggaaccagagtccaccacatccatgcagctggtggataatagtagattccatgatgatatgttagaagttacag gttctgggcgagctgttgcagagcgcataagaagaaggctaattaacactagtttcacataa
- the LOC110380227 gene encoding uncharacterized protein LOC110380227 yields MSAKIVLVICALVAMVSAVPAQPGAGVAGWGGGAGWGAGGGAGWGAGAANPWIPPWLAGAPWFPQWTPCTTVGSSCVDCSTRLVCTKIGGLQRACTDPTLPYCNLGECSATPAEGCGVPAAAPRAAGAV; encoded by the exons ATGTCTGCGAAAATCGTTCTAGTTATTTGTGCACTG gTTGCCATGGTATCAGCAGTTCCCGCCCAACCCGGTGCAGGAGTAGCTGGCTGGGGCGGCGGTGCTGGATGGGGAGCCGGTGGTGGAGCAGGCTGGGGCGCAGGTGCTGCCAACCCTTGGATTCCCCCATGGCTAGCAGGAGCCCCCTGGTTCCCTCAGTGGACTCCTTGCACCACAGTTGGCAGCTCCTGCGTGGACTGCTCGACCAGGCTGGTGTGCACTAAGATTGGTGGGCTTCAACGTGCTTGCACTGACCCTACCCTGCCGTACTGCAACCTGGGAGAGTGCTCCGCCACGCCCGCTGAAGGTTGTGGAGTTCCTGCTGCCGCTCCCCGTGCCGCCGGCGCTGTCTAA
- the LOC110380237 gene encoding mucin-19 codes for MRIIYLLLLVSLFCLVSAKYLPDENASSILLRQPRSASDESNTSTEETEEDNTNENDDDSWERKQVEEQLKLQEKRDKAERKRLEKERKLQEKQEEQQRKLQEKLAKEELKRQEEEIKRQEKLAKEELKRQEQEIKRQEKLAKEERKRQEQELKRQEKLAKEERKRQEQELKLQEKLAEEEREREQEVQEQLEDIQKKAEEETKPVIDNSVESTEENDQMDLEDIWKSYVYSKYGLSANSSELEKDAAINRYIVNELGVNVNSTKAEYRQAVLQLVQNRLLNNSASQDSFHSYLVSHVNAVYIQRLSAELETKIAELDNDTALLQNISLPWVTQAKQSIEQKRTILQTVVQFLSNVLPSWITGGQASSPSANVPNAGSSAAAVSGSSSSTTGVAQGSTSTNDVSGNALGTSASTGNSVSVNDISAPSVPAASDASASVAGSSAPAASDASASVAGSSGPAASDASASVAGSSDPAASDASASVAGSSGPAGSSGPAASDASASVAGSSGPAASDASASVAGSSGPAASDASASVAGSSGPAASDASASVAGSSGPAASDASASVAGSSGPAASDASASVAGSSGSSASDASASVAGSSAPAASDASASVAGSSGPAASDASASVAGSSGPAASASASVAGSSGSSASDASASVAGSSAPLPLTLAPHASVAGSSGPAASDASASVAGSSGPAASDASASVAGSSAPAASDASASVAGSSGSSASEASASVAGSSAPAASDASASVAGSSAPAASEASASVAGSSGSSASDASASCLSSWLICPAASDASASVAGSSAPLPLPAPLALLSMPASVAGSSAPLCQSSPASDASAICAPVAGSSGPAASDASASVSGSSGPAASDASASVAGSSGSSASDASASVAGSSGPAASDASASVSGSSAPAASDASASVAGSSGPAASDASASVAGSSAPAASDASASVAGSSGSSASDASASVAGSSGPAASDASASVSGSSAPAASDASASVAGSSGSSASDASASVAGSSGPAASDASASVSGSSGPAASDASASVAGSSVPAAADVSNSVSVSSGPAAADASVSGDAQSAQASTDAVNAVVVPAAADASNSVVVASEPAAADTSSSVVVASEPAAADASSSVVVASEPAAADASSSVVVVSEPAAADASSSVVVVSEPAAADASSSVVVVSEPAATDASSSVVVVSEPAAADASSSVAVPSEPTAADASNSVVVASEPAAADASNSVVVASEPALADASSSVAVASEPAAADSSNSVVVASEPAPADASSSVAVASEPAAADGSNSVVVASEPAPADASSSVVVASEPAPADASSSVAVASEPAAADASNSVVVASEPAPADASSSVAVASEPAAADASNSVVVASEPAAADASSSVAVASDPAAADAPSSVAVASEPAAADGSNSVVVASEPAPADASSSVAVAAAEASNSVVVVSEPAAADASNSVVVVSEPAPADASSSVAVASEPAAADGSNSVVVASEPASADASSSVVVASEPAAADASSSVVVASEPAAADASSSVVVASEPTPADASSSVVVASEPAAADASSSVAVASEPAAADGSNSVVVASEPAAADASSPVVVASEPAAADASSSVAVASEPAAADGSNSVAVPSEPAAADASSSVVVASEPTPADASSSVAVASEPAAADGSNSVVVASEPATADASSSVVVASEPAPADASSSVVVASEPAPADASSSVVVASEPAAADASSSVAVASEPAAADGSNSVAVPSEPAAADASSSVVVASEPTPADASSSVAVASEPAAADGSNSVVVASEPATADASSSVVVASEPAAADASNSVVVASEPAPADVSNSVVVASEPAAADASSSVAVVSEPAPADASSSVVVASEPAAADAAPLDASASLDVPLEPVPTDAVATDASSAGVSVDASSVTVPIDANASVAVPSDVVGPVDASAVVVSTDAVPAVETVTDAVPTDVAGAPVTEAAVNVNSEPAVDAVNTVTPQVAQENTNTPIVPKSLNGEELYPVPFEAGASLLEVTTQ; via the exons ATGAGGatcatttatttacttctcCTT GTGTCTTTGTTTTGTCTGGTGAGCGCGAAATATTTGCCAGATGAAAATGCTTCAAGCATTTTGTTAAGGCAGCCAAGATCTGCATCAGATGAATCAAATACTTCGACAGAAGAAACTGAAGAAGACAACACCAACGAGAACGATGACGATTCATGGGAGCGCAAACAAGTCGAAGAGCAGTTAAAACTTCAAGAGAAAAGAGATAAAGCAGAACGAAAACGACTAGAAAAAGAACGGAAACTGCAAGAAAAACAAGAAGAGCAGCAACGTAAACTTCAGGAAAAATTGGCAAAGGAAGAACTTAAGCGACAGGAAGAAGAAATTAAAAGACAAGAAAAATTGGCAAAGGAAGAGCTTAAACGCCAAGAACAGGAAATAAAGAGACAAGAAAAATTGGCAAAAGAAGAGCGTAAGCGTCAGGAGCAAGAATTAAAAAGACAAGAAAAACTAGCCAAAGAGGAGCGTAAACGACAGGAACAAGAGCTAAAGTTACAAGAAAAACTTGCAGAAGAAGAACGCGAACGTGAACAAGAAGTCCAAGAACAGCTAGAAGATATTCAAAAGAAAGCTGAGGAAGAAACTAAACCGGTGATTGACAACTCTGTGGAGTCGACAGAAGAAAATGACCAAATGGATTTGGAAGATATTTGGAAAAGTTATGTGTATTCCAAGTACGGTTTATCTGCTAACAGCAGCGAATTGGAAAAAGATGCTGCAATCAACAGATATATTGTAAACGAACTTGGTGTTAATGTTAATAGTACTAAAGCCGAATACCGCCAAGCCGTTTTACAACTGGTACAAAATAGATTATTAAATAACTCGGCTTCACAAGATAGTTTCCATAGCTACCTGGTCAGTCATGTAAATGCTGTATATATCCAGCGGCTAAGTGCAGAACTAGAAACTAAGATAGCTGAATTAGATAATGATACAGCACTGCTGCAAAATATTAGTTTACCTTGGGTAACTCAGGCGAAGCAGTCTATAGAACAAAAGAGAACAATTCTCCAAACTGTTGTTCAATTTTTATCTAATGTTTTACCTAGTTGGATAACTGGAGGACAAGCCTCTTCGCCTAGTGCTAATGTTCCAAATGCAGGCTCATCTGCTGCTGCCGTTTCCGGTTCATCTTCCTCTACCACTGGTGTTGCCCAAGGATCTACTTCCACTAATGATGTATCCGGGAATGCTTTAGGTACAAGTGCTTCAACTGGTAACAGCGTTTCGGTAAATGATATTTCTGCTCCCTCCGTACCCGCTGCCTCTGATGCCAGTGCCTCAGTAGCTGGCTCATCTGCCCCTGCTGCCTCTGACGCTAGCGCCTCAGTAGCTGGCTCATCTGGACCCGCTGCCTCTGACGCTAGCGCCTCAGTAGCTGGCTCATCTGACCCTGCTGCCTCTGACGCTAGCGCCTCAGTAGCTGGCTCATCTGGACCCGCTGGCTCATCTGGACCCGCTGCCTCTGACGCTAGCGCCTCAGTAGCTGGCTCATCTGGACCCGCTGCCTCTGACGCTAGCGCCTCAGTAGCTGGCTCATCTGGACCCGCTGCCTCTGACGCTAGCGCCTCAGTAGCTGGCTCATCTGGACCCGCTGCCTCTGACGCTAGCGCCTCAGTAGCTGGCTCATCTGGACCCGCTGCCTCTGACGCTAGCGCCTCAGTAGCTGGCTCATCTGGACCCGCTGCCTCTGACGCTAGCGCCTCAGTAGCTGGCTCATCTGGATCTTCTGCCTCTGACGCAAGCGCCTCAGTAGCTGGCTCATCTGCCCCCGCTGCCTCTGACGCTAGCGCCTCAGTAGCTGGCTCATCTGGACCCGCTGCCTCTGACGCTAGCGCCTCAGTAGCTGGCTCATCTGGACCCGCTGCCTCTGCCAGCGCCTCAGTAGCCGGCTCATCTGGATCTTCTGCCTCTGACGCTAGCGCCTCAGTAGCTGGCTCATCTGCCCCGCTGCCTCTGACGCTAGCGCCTCA CGCCTCAGTAGCTGGCTCATCTGGACCCGCTGCCTCTGACGCTAGCGCCTCAGTAGCTGGCTCATCTGGACCCGCTGCCTCTGACGCTAGCGCCTCAGTAGCTGGCTCATCTGCCCCTGCTGCCTCTGACGCAAGCGCCTCAGTAGCTGGCTCATCTGGATCTTCTGCCTCTGAAGCAAGCGCCTCAGTAGCTGGCTCATCTGCCCCCGCTGCCTCTGATGCCAGTGCCTCAGTAGCTGGCTCATCTGCCCCCGCTGCCTCTGAGGCTAGCGCCTCAGTAGCTGGCTCATCTGGATCTTCTGCTTCTGACGCAAGCGCCTCA TGCCTCAGTAGCTGGCTCATCTGCCCCGCTGCCTCTGACGCTAGCGCCTCAGTAGCTGGCTCATCTGCCCCGCTGCCTCTGCCAGCGCCTCTGGCCCTGCTCTCCATGCCTGCCTCAGTAGCTGGCTCATCTGCCCCCCTCTGCCAGTCCTCCCCTGCCTCTGATGCCAGTGCTATCTGCGCTCCAGTAGCTGGCTCATCTGGACCTGCTGCCTCTGACGCTAGCGCTTCAGTATCTGGCTCATCTGGACCCGCTGCCTCTGATGCCAGTGCCTCAGTAGCTGGCTCATCTGGATCCTCTGCCTCTGACGCTAGCGCCTCAGTAGCTGGCTCATCTGGACCCGCTGCCTCTGACGCTAGCGCCTCAGTATCTGGCTCATCTGCCCCCGCTGCCTCTGACGCTAGCGCCTCAGTAGCTGGCTCATCTGGACCCGCTGCCTCTGATGCCAGTGCCTCAGTAGCTGGCTCATCTGCCCCCGCTGCCTCTGATGCCAGTGCCTCAGTAGCTGGCTCATCTGGATCCTCTGCCTCTGACGCTAGCGCCTCAGTAGCTGGCTCATCTGGACCCGCTGCCTCTGACGCTAGCGCTTCAGTATCTGGCTCATCTGCCCCCGCTGCCTCTGATGCCAGTGCCTCAGTAGCTGGCTCATCTGGATCCTCTGCCTCTGACGCTAGCGCCTCAGTAGCTGGCTCATCTGGACCCGCTGCCTCTGACGCTAGCGCCTCAGTATCTGGCTCATCTGGACCCGCTGCCTCTGACGCTAGCGCCTCAGTAGCTGGCTCATCTGTACCTGCAGCCGCTGATGTAAGCAACTCTGTATCTGTTTCATCTGGACCCGCCGCCGCAGATGCTAGCGTCTCAGGAGATGCTCAGTCAGCCCAAGCCTCCACTGATGCTGTCAACGCAGTAGTTGTTCCAGCCGCTGCTGACGCATCCAACTCAGTAGTTGTTGCATCTGAGCCCGCCGCTGCTGATACTTCGAGCTCAGTAGTTGTTGCATCTGAGCCCGCCGCTGCTGATGCTTCGAGCTCAGTAGTTGTTGCATCTGAGCCCGCCGCTGCTGATGCTTCGAGCTCAGTAGTTGTTGTTTCTGAGCCCGCCGCTGCTGATGCTTCGAGCTCAGTAGTTGTTGTTTCTGAGCCCGCCGCTGCTGATGCTTCGAGCTCAGTAGTTGTTGTTTCTGAGCCCGCTGCTACTGATGCTTCGAGCTCAGTAGTTGTTGTTTCTGAGCCCGCCGCTGCTGATGCTTCGAGCTCAGTAGCTGTCCCATCTGAACCCACCGCTGCTGACGCATCCAACTCAGTAGTTGTTGCATCTGAACCCGCCGCCGCTGACGCATCCAACTCAGTAGTTGTTGCATCTGAACCCGCCCTTGCTGATGCATCGAGCTCAGTAGCTGTCGCTTCTGAACCCGCCGCCGCTGACAGTTCAAACTCAGTAGTTGTTGCATCTGAACCCGCCCCTGCTGATGCATCGAGCTCAGTAGCTGTCGCTTCTGAACCCGCCGCCGCTGACGGTTCAAACTCAGTAGTTGTTGCATCTGAACCCGCCCCTGCTGATGCGTCAAGCTCAGTAGTTGTTGCATCTGAACCCGCCCCTGCTGATGCATCGAGCTCAGTAGCTGTCGCTTCTGAACCCGCTGCCGCTGACGCATCCAACTCAGTAGTTGTTGCATCTGAACCCGCCCCTGCTGATGCATCGAGCTCAGTAGCTGTCGCTTCTGAACCCGCTGCCGCTGACGCATCCAACTCAGTAGTTGTTGCATCTGAACCCGCTGCTGCTGACGCATCGAGCTCAGTAGCTGTCGCATCTGACCCCGCCGCTGCTGACGCACCGAGCTCAGTAGCTGTCGCTTCTGAACCCGCCGCCGCTGACGGTTCAAACTCAGTAGTTGTTGCATCTGAACCCGCCCCTGCTGATGCATCGAGCTCAGTAGCTGTCGCTGCCGCTGAAGCATCCAACTCAGTAGTTGTTGTATCTGAACCCGCCGCCGCTGACGCATCCAACTCAGTAGTTGTTGTATCTGAACCCGCCCCTGCTGATGCATCGAGCTCAGTTGCTGTCGCTTCTGAACCCGCTGCCGCTGACGGTTCAAACTCAGTAGTTGTTGCATCTGAACCCGCCTCTGCTGATGCGTCAAGCTCAGTAGTTGTTGCATCTGAACCTGCTGCTGCTGACGCATCGAGCTCAGTAGTTGTTGCATCTGAACCCGCCGCTGCTGATGCGTCAAGCTCAGTAGTTGTTGCATCTGAACCCACCCCTGCTGATGCGTCAAGCTCAGTAGTTGTTGCATCTGAACCCGCCGCTGCTGATGCATCGAGCTCAGTTGCTGTTGCTTCTGAACCCGCTGCCGCTGACGGTTCAAACTCAGTAGTTGTTGCATCTGAACCCGCTGCTGCTGATGCATCTAGCCCAGTAGTTGTTGCATCTGAGCCCGCCGCTGCTGACGCATCGAGCTCAGTAGCTGTCGCTTCTGAACCCGCTGCCGCTGATGGTTCAAACTCGGTAGCTGTCCCTTCTGAACCCGCTGCCGCTGACGCATCGAGCTCAGTAGTTGTTGCATCTGAACCCACCCCTGCTGATGCATCGAGCTCAGTAGCTGTCGCTTCTGAACCCGCTGCCGCTGATGGTTCAAACTCAGTTGTTGTTGCATCTGAACCCGCCACTGCTGATGCATCGAGCTCAGTAGTTGTTGCATCTGAACCCGCCCCTGCTGATGCGTCAAGCTCAGTAGTTGTTGCATCTGAACCCGCCCCTGCTGATGCGTCAAGCTCAGTAGTTGTTGCATCTGAACCCGCCGCTGCTGATGCATCGAGCTCAGTAGCTGTCGCTTCTGAACCCGCTGCCGCTGATGGTTCAAACTCGGTAGCTGTCCCTTCTGAACCCGCTGCCGCTGACGCATCGAGCTCAGTAGTTGTTGCATCTGAACCCACCCCTGCTGATGCATCGAGCTCAGTAGCTGTCGCTTCTGAACCCGCTGCCGCTGATGGTTCAAACTCAGTTGTTGTTGCATCTGAACCCGCCACTGCTGATGCATCGAGCTCAGTAGTTGTTGCATCTGAACCCGCCGCCGCTGACGCATCAAACTCGGTTGTTGTGGCATCTGAACCCGCCCCTGCTGACGTATCAAACTCAGTTGTTGTTGCATCTGAACCCGCCGCTGCTGATGCATCGAGCTCAGTAGCTGTTGTATCTGAGCCCGCCCCTGCTGATGCGTCTAGCTCAGTAGTTGTTGCATCTGAGCCCGCCGCTGCTGACGCAGCACCCCTTGATGCAAGCGCTTCCTTGGATGTTCCTCTTGAGCCCGTTCCCACTGATGCCGTAGCAACTGACGCCTCGTCCGCCGGCGTATCAGTAGACGCTTCATCTGTCACAGTACCCATTGACGCTAATGCTTCGGTAGCCGTTCCTTCTGATGTCGTTGGCCCAGTAGACGCATCTGCTGTTGTAGTTTCGACTGATGCAGTCCCTGCTGTAGAAACCGTGACTGATGCAGTTCCCACCGACGTTGCTGGGGCACCTGTCACTGAGGCAGCAGTCAATGTTAACTCTGAACCAGCTGTTGATGCCGTAAACACAGTTACCCCTCAAGTTGCACAGGAAAATACCAACACGCCTATTGTACCTAAATCATTAAATGGGGAGGAGTTATATCCAGTCCCCTTTGAAGCCGGTGCGTCTTTATTGGAAGTAACAACACAGTAA